The sequence below is a genomic window from Streptomyces sp. NBC_00289.
CCCGCCGGGGTCGCGGGTGTTCGAATGGGTCCGTGAACTCGCAACAGCCCGAGGAGCGGGGCAAGCCCGTCGGCCGCCGCGTCGTCCTCGGCACTCTCGGCCTGGGCGCTCTCGGCGTCGTCGCCGCGCCCACCCTGCAACGCGGTCTGGAGTCCTTCCTCGGCAGCGCCGCGGACAAGGACCCCACGGGCCTGACGGGCCTGCTCCCGAACGGCGGCGGCTTCCGCTACTACTCGGTCACCTCCTCGGTGCCCCACAGGAACGCCGAGAACTACCGTCTCACCGTCGACGGCCTCGTCGACCGTCCGAGGGACTACACGCTCGCCGACCTCCGGGCGCTGCCCCAGACCCGGCTGGTCAAGGACGTCCAGTGCGTCACGGGCTGGCGCGTCCCCGGGACCCCCTTCGAGGGCGTACGGCTGTCCCGGATCCTGGACGCCGCGGGGGTCCGCGCCTCGGCCGGGGCGGTGCGCTTCCGCTGCTTCGACGGCGCGTACACCGAGAGCCTCACCCTCGACCAGGCCCGCCGCTCCGACGTCCTGGTCGCACTGCGCATGCAGGACAAGGACCTCGGCCACTCCCACGGCGGCCCGGTCCGGCTCTACGTGGCCCCCATGTACTTCTACAAGTCCGCCAAGTGGCTCTCCGGCATCACCGTCACCGAGGACGTGAAGCCGGGCTACTGGGAGGAACGCGGCTACGACGTCGACGCCTGGGTCGGCCGTTCGAACGGGCGGGACGATGAGCGTACGAGCTGAGGCGGCGACGCCGCCGGCCTCCCTGATCCGCCGCTTCGGCCGGGCGCAGCGCTGGGTGCACCGCACGACGGCCGCCCTGATGGGCGTGTGCGTGGTCACGGCGGCCTGTCTGTACGTCCCCCAGCTCGCCGAGATCGTCGGGCGCCGCGAGCTGATCGTCCGGGTCCACGAGTGGGCCGGGCTCGCCCTGCCCGTACCCGTCCTGGCCGGCCTCGTCTCCCGCGGTTTCCGCGCCGACCTGGGCTTCCTGAACCGCTTCGGCCCGCACGACCGGGTCTGGCTGCGGGCCGCCCTGCGCCGCGACAAGCGGCGGTCGTCCCGCCCGGCGGGCAAGTTCAACGCGGGGCAGAAGATCTACGCGGCCTGGATCGCCGGGGCCACGCTGGTGATGCTCGGCACCGGACTGCTGATGTGGTTCACCCACCTCACCCCGCTGATGTGGCGCACCAGCGCGACCTTCGTCCACGACTGGCTGGCCCTGACCGTCGGCATCGTGGTGGCCGGCCACATCGGCATGGCGATCGGCGACCCGGGAGCCCGCCGCGGCCTGCGCACGGGTTCGGTGAGCAAGGAGTGGGCGGAACGCGAGCATCCGCTGTGGCGGCCTTGAGCGGAGCAGGGGCCTTCGGGGGCTGTGAGCGGGTTCGGTGAGCGAGGAGTGGGCCGAACGCGCGCATCCGTTGTGGCGGCCTTGAGCGGACCGGGGGCCTTCGGGGCCTGCGCACGGGTTCGGTGAGCAAGGGACTGGGCCGAGCGTGCGCATCCGTTGTGGCGGCCCCGCGCCGCGCCGGGAGCCCGCCCGCCGCCCGCGGGGGCATCGCTCCGGCCGGCTCAGAGCTCGCCGAAGTCCAGCAGCACCTTGCAGGACCGGCCCCGGTCCGCGGCCAGCGCGAACGCCGACTCCGCCTCCGTGACCGGTACGACCGCGCTGATCAGGGAGTCGAACGCGGGCCCGGTCGCCAGCAGGGCGAGCGCGTCGTCGAACTCGGCGTCGAAGCGGAACGCCCCGCGCAGCTCGATCTCCCGGCTCACCACCAGGTTGCCGGCGAACGGGCTGGGCCCCGGGGGCAGCATGCCGAGCTGGACCACGACCCCGCCGCGCCGTACCAGGCGCAGACAGGTGTCGAGCCCGGCGGCCACCCCGGACGCCTCCACGGCCACGTCGGCTTCCGCCGGCCACCCGGCGTCGTCGGGGTCGTCCGCCCGTACGACGGTGTCGGCGCCGACGGCGCGGGCGTACCCGAGGGCCGTCGGGAGCAGATCGGTGACCGTCACATGGGCGGCGCCCGCCGCCTTCGCGGCCGCGACCACCAGGCAGCCGATCGGGCCCGCGCCGGTGACCAGGACGTGCCCGCCGGTGAGGTCCCCGGCCCGCCGCACGGCGTGCAGGGCCACCGAAAGGGGTTCGGCGAGGGCCGCACGGCGCGGCTCGAGGCCCACCGGAAGCGGCCGCAACTGCTCGACCGGTACGACCAGCCGGGCCGCGAAACCGCCCTGCACATGCGGGAAACGCGCCGCGCTGCCGAGGTAGCGGGTGTCCCGGCAGACGTTGCGCCGGCCGTCCGCGCACTCCGGGCAGACCCCGCACGGAGTGGCCGGATGCACGGCGACCGGCGTACCGGGCACCGGTCCTGACGCACCCTCACCGAGGGCGACGACCGTCCCCACCACCTCGTGCCCGAGCACCATCGGCTCTTGGAGCCGGAAGTCGCCGACCCCGCCGTGCCGCCAGTAGTGCAGGTCGGACCCGCAGACCCCGCCGTAGCGGACGGCGACGAGCGCCTGGCCGCGGCCGGGTGACGGGACCGGCAACCCGTCGACTCTGAGGTCTCCCTGACCGTGAATCACACAACCCAGCACCGCCAGGCTCCCTTCAGAGCACGCTCGTCATGCCGCCGTCGACGTACAGCACCTGTCCGCCGACGAAGTCCGCGGCGGGTGAGGCGAGGAACAGCAGTCCGCCCACCAGGTCCTCGGTGCGGCCCCAGCGGCCGGCCGGGGTCCGCCGGCGCACCCAGGCGCTGAACTCCTCGTCCTCGACGAGGGGTTTGGTCAGCTCGGTCTCGATGTAACCGGGGCCGAGACCGTTGACCTGCACGCCGGAGGGGCCCCAGTCCGCGCACATGCCCTTGGTCAGCATCTTCAGGGCGCCCTTGGTGGCCGCGTAGGGCGCGATGCCGGGCCGGGCCACCTCGCTCTGCAGTGAACAGATGTTGATGATCTTGCCGTGGCCGCGTTCCGTCATCCGGCGGGCCGCTTCCCGGCCCACCAGGAACGCGCTCGTCAGGTTGGTGTCCAGGATGCGGTGCCAGTCGGAGTAGGTGAACTCCAGGAGGGGAGCGCGCAGTTGCATGCCCGCGTTGTTGACGAGGATGTCCAGCGGGCCCACCCGCTGTTCGACCTCCGCGATCCCGGCGGCCACCGAGGCGCCGTCGGTCACGTCGAACACCGCCGTACGGACGTTGCCGGGCAGCTCCGCGGCCGCCTTGGTGAGGCGTTCGCCGTCCCGCCCGTTGAGGACGACCGTGCAGCCCGCCTCCAGCAGGCCACGGGCGAGGGCGAGGCCGATGCCCCGGCTGGAGCCCGTGACCAGGGCCGTACGGCCGCTGATGTCGAACAGAGGGTGACTCATCGGCGTACCCCTAGATGATCAGTGAGAGGAGCAGGACCAGGCCGCCGGCGACCACCGAGATGATCGTCTCCATGACCGACCAGGTCTTGAGGGTCTGGCCGACGGTGAGCCCGAAGTACTCCTTCACCAGCCAGAATCCGGCGTCGTTGACATGGCTGAAGAAGAGCGAGCCGGCGCCGATGGCCAGGACCAGCAGGGCTGTGTGCGCCGTCGACATGTCGGCGGCGAGCGGGGCGACCAGTCCGGCCGCCGAGATCGTCGCCACGGTCGCCGAACCGGTCGCCAGCCGGATCGCCACCGCGATCAGCCAGGCCAGCAGCAGGGCCGGGATCGACCAGTCCTTGGAGATCTCCAGGATCATCTGGCCCACGCCGGAGTCGATCAGCGTCTGCTTGAAGCCGCCGCCCGCACCGACGATCAGCAGGATGCTCGCGATGGGCGCGAGACCCAGCTCCACGGTCCGTGAGATCCGTTCCTTGCTGAAGCCGGCGGGCCGCCCCAGTGTGAACATGCCGACGATCACCGCGGCGAGCAGGGCGATCAGCGGGGAGCCGATCACGTCGAAGACGCGCTGCACGGTGTGCGTCGGGTCGTCCACGACGATGTCGACCAGCGCCTTGGACAGCATCAGGACGACCGGCAGCAGGACGGTGGCGATGGTGGCGACGAAGCCCGGGCGGTGCTCCAGCTCCTCGGACGGGCGCTGCGGAACCATGCGGTCGGGGACGGGAACGTCCACCCAGCGGGCGGCGTACTTCGAGAACACCGGCCCGGCGATGATCACCGTCGGGATCGCGACGAGGATGCCGAGCGCCAGCGTCACCCCGAGGTTGGCCTTGACGGTGTCGATCGCGACCAGCGGGCCGGGGTGCGGCGGGATCAGGCCGTGCATCACGGACAGGCCCGCGAGGGCCGGGATGCCGATGCGCATCAGGGAGTAGTTGCCGCGCTTGGCGACCATCAGCACGACCGGGATCAGCAGCACGATGCCGACCTCGAAGAACAGCGGCAGGCCGATCACCGAGGCGATCAGCACCATCGCCCACGGCATCGAGCGGCCGCCGGCCTTCGCGAGGATCGTGTCGACGATCTGGTCCGCGCCGCCGGAGTCGGCGAGCAGCTTGCCGAGGATCGCGCCGAGGGCGATCAGCACGCCCACGCCGGCGACGGTGGTGCCGAGCCCGGTGGTGAAGCTGACGATGACCTTGTCGAGCGGGGCGCCGGCGAACGCGCCCAGCGCCAGTGACCCGATGGTCAGGGCCAGGAACGCGTGGACCTTGAACTGGGTGATGAGCAGGACGATGACGGCGATGCCCGCCAGCACGGCTATGCCCAGCTGGGCGTGGCCGGCCGAGGTGATCGGCTCGACGGTGTCCGCTGCCAGCATCTCGACGCTGAGTCTGGTCACGGGTAATTCCCTTTACAGGTGTGGGAGGAGGGAGGGAAGGGAGAGAAGAGCGGGAGGGAGAAGGGGAGTTACCGGCGCGGCGCGGGAAGGGTGCCGAGCGCCGTGGCGGCCCGCTCGGTGATCTCCTCGGGGCTGCCGGAGACGTCCACGGCCACCCCGGCCTCGTCCGCGCCGAGCGGCTGGAGCGTGGCGAACTGCGAGTCCAGCAGCGCCGTCGGCATGAAGTGCCCCTGCCGGTGCGCCATCCGGCCCTCGATGAGCTGCCGGTCGCCCGCGAGGTGCAGGAACGTGATTCCGGGTGCCACGGCCCTGAGCCGGTCGCGGTACGACCGCTTCAGCGCGGAGCAGCTGACCACCCCGCCGAGCCCGGCCCGGTCGTGCGCCCAGGAGCCGATGGCGTCGAGCCACGGCCACCTGTCCGCGTCGTCGAGCGGGGTTCCGGCCGACATCTTGGCGATGTTGGCCGGCGGGTGGAAATCGTCGCCCTCGGCGTACGGGACGCCCAGCCGGGCCGCGAGCAGGGGACCGATCGTGGTCTTGCCCGTGCCCGCGACGCCCATCACCACCTCCACGTGCGGGGTACGCATCACTGCCTCGCTGTCTTCCTCGACATCGACGCCGACAACTGGCGTCGGCCACACTGAAACGCATTAGGTACGACGAATTCAAGTGTCTGTGACAAATAAGTCTGACTTTTGGCTCCGTTATGTGCCCCGTACTCTGAGTGCATGAGCACACCGGGCCGGGGTCTGCACGGCCATGTACTGGACACCCTCGGCCCCGCGATCACAGCGGGTGAGTACCCTCCCGGCAGCGTTCTGCGCACGGACGAGCTGGCTCAGCGGTTCGAGGTGTCACGCTCGGTGATGCGCGAGGCGGTCCGCGTGCTCGAGTCGATGCACCTGGTGGAGTCCCGCCGCCGGGTGGGCGTGACGGTGCGCGCCAAGCGCGAGTGGAACGTCTACGACCCCCAGGTCATCCGCTGGCGGCTGGCCGGCGCCGACCGCCCGCAACAGCTGCGCTCGCTCACCGTGCTGCGCTCCGCGATCGAGCCGGTCGCCGCGGGCCTGGCCGCCAAGCACGCCACCGCCGAGCAGTGCGCCGAGCTCACCGAGTGCGCCCTCGGCATGGTGGCCAACTCCCGCGGCCACCGGCTCCAGGAGTACCTCGTCCATGACATGGCCTTCCACCGGGTGATCCTGGGGGCGTCGGGCAACGAGATGTTCGCCCGCCTCGGCGACGTCGTCGCGGAGGTCCTGGCCGGCCGCACGCATCACGAGGTCATGTTCGAGGACCCCGACCCGGCCGCCGTCACCCTGCACGTGCAGGTCGCGGAGGCGGTCCGGGAGGGCGACGGAGTACGGGCGGAGGAGCTCACCCGGGAGATCACGGTCGGTGCCCTTCACGAACTGGACATCCTGGCGCCGTAGCGCCGCCCGGCAACCTCACTACTCGCCGGGGAACTCCCCGTCGACGTACACCCAGGCCCCGTCGACCCGCTCGAACCGGCTCCGCTCGTGCAGGGAGCCGCCCCGGTAGGAGGCCCGGAAGGTCACCGTCCCGGTGGTGTGGAAGGCCGAGCCGTCCCCCGTCCCGAGGATCTCCAGGCCGGTCCAGCGCATTCCCGGATCGAACTCGACCAGCGCCGGCCGCGTCCGCGGATGCCAGGTCCGCAGCAGGTACTCCTCGTCCCGCCGTACGAAGGCGCTGTAGCGCGAACGCATGAGCGCCTCCGCCGTCGGCGCCGCACCCTCACCCCGGTGGAACCGGCCACAGCACCTCTCGTACGGCTCGGGAAGACCGCAAGGGCAGGACGGGGCGGGAGCGGGAGCGGAGGCGGACTGCCGCCGCTTCTGCGGGGTGCGTCGAGACATGGCCTCATTCTGCCCGTCGGGCCTACCCGGTGGGCAGCGGCGGCAGCGCCGTCCCGTACACCCAGGCCTCGAACAGCTCCTCCTGCGGCTCCGCCGCGAAGCGGGCCACGTGCGCGGTGAACGTCGCCGTGGTGACGGAGCCGCCCCGGTGCAGCCCGGCCCAGCCGCGCAGCATCCGGAAGAACGCCTCGTCGCCCATCGCGCACCGCACGGCGTGCACCGTCAGCCCGCCGCGTACGTAGAGCCGGTCGTCGAACATCGACTTGCGCCCCGGGTCGGCCAGCCGCAGATCCTGCGGCAGCGAGGACAGCGACCGGTGCGCGGCGGCGGCCAGTTGCTGGGCCGTACGCCCGCCCGAGCGCTCCGACCACAACCACTCGGCGTACTTCGCGAACCCCTCGTTCAGCCAGATGTGCCGCCAGTCCGCGATGGACACGCTGTTGCCGAACCACTGGTGCGCCAGCTCGTGCGCCACCAGCCGCTCCGAACCCCGCGCCCCGTCCACGTGGTTGGCGCCGAACAGCGACAACCCCTGGGCCTCGACCGGGACATCGAGCTCCTCCTCGGTCACCACCACCGCGTACTCGTCGAACGGGTACGGCCCGAAGAGCTGCTGGAACAGGTGCATCATCGCGGGCTGCCGCGCGAAGTCCCGCGAGAACTCGGGGAGCAGATGCGCGGGAATGTGCCCGTGCTGCGGCACCCCGCCGAGCCCGGGATCGCCCAGCAGCACCGTCTGGTACTTCCCGATCGACAGCCCGACCAGATAGCTGGACGTCGGCGCCGACTGCTCGTACACCCAGGTGGTCGTGCTCGCCTTGGTGGTACGCGTCAGCAGCCGCCCGCCCGCCACCACCGCGTACGCCGAGGGCGTGGTGATCGAGATCTGGTACGACGCCTTGTCGGCCGGCCGGTCGTTGCACGGGTACCAGGACGGCGCCCCCACCGGCTGGCTCGCCACCAGCGCCCCGTCCGCCAGTTCCTCCCAGCCGAGGCCGCCCCACGGGCTGGCGACCGGCCTGGGATTGCCCGACCACTGCACCTCCACGGTGAACGTGGCCCCGGCCCGGACCGGCTTCGCGGGACGGATGCGCAGCCTGCCGCCCCGGTGCGTGTAGTGCGGCTGCCGGCCGTCCACGCGGACCCGGCCCACCCGGAAGTCGGCCAGGTTGAGATGGAACTCGGCGAGCGGCGTGCGGCCCGCTATGGCGTTGATCCGGGCCGTCCCCGACAGGCGGTTGGGGCCGGGGCGGTAGTCCAGCGCGAGCTCGTAGCGGTGCACCCGGTAACGGGGATCACCGTTGGCCGGGAAGTACGGGTCCGCACCCGCGGACTGCTGAACTGCCACTGCTGTGTCTGCTCCCTGCGCTGTGCTCGTACGTCGTGCCGGATCGCGAGAACGCGCACCGTCCTCCGGCCCCCGACCGGCCGCGTTCAGGGACGCCATGCCTCGATCGGGTTGCCGAGCCAGCGGGTGTCGTCGGGAACGGACTCCGCCGCCATCACGAGCGACGCCGGGCCCAGTGTCGAACGGGCTCCGACGGTGCTGCCGGGCAGGACGATTCCGCCAGGACCCAGCGTCGCGCCCTCACGGAGGACCACAGTATCCGTCCGCAAGATCCGGTCGTGGAAGAGGTGCGTCTGCAGGACACAGCCGCGGTTCACGGTGACCGCGTCCTCCAGCGTCACCAGATCGGTCTCGGGCAGCCAGTAGCTCTCCACCCACGTACCCCTGCCGATGTGCGCGCCCAGGCCGCGCAACAACGCCGTCAGCAGCGGGGTGCCCGGCACCGCACCGGCCAGCCACGGCACGGCCACGACCTCGACGAACGTGTCCGCCAACTCGTTGCGCCACACGAACCCGCTCCACAACGGATGCTCCCCGGCGCGGTGGCGCCCCACGAGCAGCCACTTCGCGACGACGGAGACCACGGCCGCCACCGCCCCCGCCCCCAGCAGCACCAGCCCGGACAGCAGCGGCGCCCAGGCACCCAGCGCGCACAGCGCGGCCACCGTCAGCACGGCCAGCGCCGCCGAGCAGAACACCGGCACGATCCGGCACAGTTCCACCAGCGCCCGCGCCCACAGCAGCCGCGCCGGCGGGTCGTACGTCCGGCTCTGGTCACCACCGGCCGTACTCCGCGGCAGCCTGACCGGCGGCAGCCCCAGATACGAGCTGCCCTTCTTCGCCTTCTTCGGCGTCGCCGACAGCACACCCACCAGTCCGCCGTCCGGCACGCTCCGCCCCGGCGCGGTCATCCCCGAGTTGCCGAGGAACGCCCGTCGCCCGATCTCCGCGCGCCCGACCCGCACCCAGCCACCACCGAGCTCGTACGGCGCGGTCAGTGTGTCGTCGGCCAGGAACGCGCCCTCGCCGACCGTGGTCAGGCTCGGCAGCGCGAGGACGGTCGACACCTCGGCGCCCCGCCCGATCCGCATGCCGAGCAGCCGCAGCCACACCGGCGTGACCAGCCCGGCGTACAGCGGGAACAGCGTCTCCCGCGAGCGGTCCATCAGCTGCGTGACGGTCCACGCCTGCCAGCCGATCCGGCTGTGCGTGGGATGCGTCCCCTCGCGCAGCCCCAGGCTCAGCAGCCGTACGGCGACCAGGAGCAGCAGGGCGTACGCCACCCCGAAGGCCAGCGTCGCCGGCACCAGGGCGAGGGCCGCGCCCCGCAGGGCCTCGGCCAGGCCGCCGCCCGGCGTCACGAACAGGCGGGCCACCAGCAGGGCCGCCCCGCCCGCGAGCACCGGCAGCGCGGTGAGCGCGAAGCCCGCCGCGCCGTACATCCCACGCCAGTAGGTGCCCCGGCGCGGCCGCTCCTTGGGCCAGTTGCGCTTGGCCTTGCCGAGCTTGACGGCGGGCGCGCCCGCCCACCGCTGCCCGGTGGGAACCTGCCCGGTGACGGCCGAACCGGGCGCCACCTCGGCACGCTTGCCGACCCGGGCCCCCGGGAAGAGCACGCTGCGCGTGCCGACCACGGCATGCGCACCCACCCTGACCGGGCCGATCTCCAGCCGGTCACCGTCCAGCCAGTACCCGGAGAGATCCACCTCGGACTCGACGGCGGCGCCCCGGCCCAGCCTCAGCAGGCCGGTGACCGGCGGCAGCGAGTGCAGGTCCACGTCCGGCCCGACCTTGGCGCCCAGCGCCCGCGCGTACCGCTCCAGCCACACCCCGGTCAGCGAGGTCGCCCCGCTGAACTCGGCCAGCCGCTCGGCCGTCCACAGCCGCAGATGTACGCCGCCACCGCGCGCGTGCCGGCCCGGCCGCACGCCCCGCAGCAGCAGCCGCGCCCCGCCCGCGGCGATCGCGAGCCGACCGGGCGGGCTGAACAGCAGCAGAGCGCCGGACACCACGAGCCACCAGGGGGCGGTCGGCAGCCAGGCGTACCCGGGCAGCAGGTTCCCGAGCGCGGCCAGCGGCACCGTCCAGCGCAGCCCGAGCAGCGTGAACAGCGGCACCAGGGCAAGGAGCTGGATCACCTTGGCCCGCACCGGGACCGGCGCGATCACCCGGGCCGCGCCGTCGTCCTGGGCGGACTTCTCCAGGCGGCGGGCCAGCTTGCGCAGGGTGGGCTGCTGGTAGATGTCGAGGACGGCGGCGCTCGGGTAGCGGGTGCGCAGCCGCGTGGTCAGCTGGGCGGCGGC
It includes:
- a CDS encoding M1 family metallopeptidase — encoded protein: MAVQQSAGADPYFPANGDPRYRVHRYELALDYRPGPNRLSGTARINAIAGRTPLAEFHLNLADFRVGRVRVDGRQPHYTHRGGRLRIRPAKPVRAGATFTVEVQWSGNPRPVASPWGGLGWEELADGALVASQPVGAPSWYPCNDRPADKASYQISITTPSAYAVVAGGRLLTRTTKASTTTWVYEQSAPTSSYLVGLSIGKYQTVLLGDPGLGGVPQHGHIPAHLLPEFSRDFARQPAMMHLFQQLFGPYPFDEYAVVVTEEELDVPVEAQGLSLFGANHVDGARGSERLVAHELAHQWFGNSVSIADWRHIWLNEGFAKYAEWLWSERSGGRTAQQLAAAAHRSLSSLPQDLRLADPGRKSMFDDRLYVRGGLTVHAVRCAMGDEAFFRMLRGWAGLHRGGSVTTATFTAHVARFAAEPQEELFEAWVYGTALPPLPTG
- a CDS encoding cytochrome b/b6 domain-containing protein; translated protein: MSVRAEAATPPASLIRRFGRAQRWVHRTTAALMGVCVVTAACLYVPQLAEIVGRRELIVRVHEWAGLALPVPVLAGLVSRGFRADLGFLNRFGPHDRVWLRAALRRDKRRSSRPAGKFNAGQKIYAAWIAGATLVMLGTGLLMWFTHLTPLMWRTSATFVHDWLALTVGIVVAGHIGMAIGDPGARRGLRTGSVSKEWAEREHPLWRP
- a CDS encoding Pls/PosA family non-ribosomal peptide synthetase — encoded protein: MAAIHESSALGLLDEEIRERFGDTARFSGGPAASPRTLIDIFDASVRSYPDELALDDGTARLTYRTLAVEVQNLRRALAAAGVGLGDRVGVRVPSGTNDLYVAVLAVLAAGAAYVPVDAEDPDERAELVFGEADVRAVIGEGHEIAVHGSSDSAAARPGPVHDAWIIFTSGSTGRPKGVAVSHRSAAAFVDAEAALFLTEEPIGPGDRVMAGLSVAFDASCEEMWLAWRYGACLVPVPRSQVRSGADLGPWLVEQEITVVSTVPTLAALWEPETLNDVRLLIFGGEACPPELTQRLVTEGREVWNTYGPTEATVVACASLMSGAEPIRIGLPLDGWELAVVDEAGEPVPMGGSGQLVIGGVGLARYLDAEKDAEKYAPLRSLGWERAYRSGDLVRAEPEGLVFLGRADEQIKLGGRRIELGEVDAALQALPGVAGAAAAVRTARGGNQLLVGYVVTQDGWDQAAAVEKLRAELPAALVPLLAPVGDLPTRTSGKVDRNALPWPLKGLETGGPAERLYGTEAWLAEQWTEVLGIPVTGSRDDFFAVGGGSLAAAQLTTRLRTRYPSAAVLDIYQQPTLRKLARRLEKSAQDDGAARVIAPVPVRAKVIQLLALVPLFTLLGLRWTVPLAALGNLLPGYAWLPTAPWWLVVSGALLLFSPPGRLAIAAGGARLLLRGVRPGRHARGGGVHLRLWTAERLAEFSGATSLTGVWLERYARALGAKVGPDVDLHSLPPVTGLLRLGRGAAVESEVDLSGYWLDGDRLEIGPVRVGAHAVVGTRSVLFPGARVGKRAEVAPGSAVTGQVPTGQRWAGAPAVKLGKAKRNWPKERPRRGTYWRGMYGAAGFALTALPVLAGGAALLVARLFVTPGGGLAEALRGAALALVPATLAFGVAYALLLLVAVRLLSLGLREGTHPTHSRIGWQAWTVTQLMDRSRETLFPLYAGLVTPVWLRLLGMRIGRGAEVSTVLALPSLTTVGEGAFLADDTLTAPYELGGGWVRVGRAEIGRRAFLGNSGMTAPGRSVPDGGLVGVLSATPKKAKKGSSYLGLPPVRLPRSTAGGDQSRTYDPPARLLWARALVELCRIVPVFCSAALAVLTVAALCALGAWAPLLSGLVLLGAGAVAAVVSVVAKWLLVGRHRAGEHPLWSGFVWRNELADTFVEVVAVPWLAGAVPGTPLLTALLRGLGAHIGRGTWVESYWLPETDLVTLEDAVTVNRGCVLQTHLFHDRILRTDTVVLREGATLGPGGIVLPGSTVGARSTLGPASLVMAAESVPDDTRWLGNPIEAWRP
- a CDS encoding SDR family oxidoreductase, with translation MSHPLFDISGRTALVTGSSRGIGLALARGLLEAGCTVVLNGRDGERLTKAAAELPGNVRTAVFDVTDGASVAAGIAEVEQRVGPLDILVNNAGMQLRAPLLEFTYSDWHRILDTNLTSAFLVGREAARRMTERGHGKIINICSLQSEVARPGIAPYAATKGALKMLTKGMCADWGPSGVQVNGLGPGYIETELTKPLVEDEEFSAWVRRRTPAGRWGRTEDLVGGLLFLASPAADFVGGQVLYVDGGMTSVL
- a CDS encoding YchJ family protein yields the protein MSRRTPQKRRQSASAPAPAPSCPCGLPEPYERCCGRFHRGEGAAPTAEALMRSRYSAFVRRDEEYLLRTWHPRTRPALVEFDPGMRWTGLEILGTGDGSAFHTTGTVTFRASYRGGSLHERSRFERVDGAWVYVDGEFPGE
- a CDS encoding FadR/GntR family transcriptional regulator translates to MSTPGRGLHGHVLDTLGPAITAGEYPPGSVLRTDELAQRFEVSRSVMREAVRVLESMHLVESRRRVGVTVRAKREWNVYDPQVIRWRLAGADRPQQLRSLTVLRSAIEPVAAGLAAKHATAEQCAELTECALGMVANSRGHRLQEYLVHDMAFHRVILGASGNEMFARLGDVVAEVLAGRTHHEVMFEDPDPAAVTLHVQVAEAVREGDGVRAEELTREITVGALHELDILAP
- a CDS encoding L-idonate 5-dehydrogenase, whose product is MLGCVIHGQGDLRVDGLPVPSPGRGQALVAVRYGGVCGSDLHYWRHGGVGDFRLQEPMVLGHEVVGTVVALGEGASGPVPGTPVAVHPATPCGVCPECADGRRNVCRDTRYLGSAARFPHVQGGFAARLVVPVEQLRPLPVGLEPRRAALAEPLSVALHAVRRAGDLTGGHVLVTGAGPIGCLVVAAAKAAGAAHVTVTDLLPTALGYARAVGADTVVRADDPDDAGWPAEADVAVEASGVAAGLDTCLRLVRRGGVVVQLGMLPPGPSPFAGNLVVSREIELRGAFRFDAEFDDALALLATGPAFDSLISAVVPVTEAESAFALAADRGRSCKVLLDFGEL
- a CDS encoding molybdopterin-dependent oxidoreductase; the protein is MNSQQPEERGKPVGRRVVLGTLGLGALGVVAAPTLQRGLESFLGSAADKDPTGLTGLLPNGGGFRYYSVTSSVPHRNAENYRLTVDGLVDRPRDYTLADLRALPQTRLVKDVQCVTGWRVPGTPFEGVRLSRILDAAGVRASAGAVRFRCFDGAYTESLTLDQARRSDVLVALRMQDKDLGHSHGGPVRLYVAPMYFYKSAKWLSGITVTEDVKPGYWEERGYDVDAWVGRSNGRDDERTS
- a CDS encoding GntP family permease; translation: MTRLSVEMLAADTVEPITSAGHAQLGIAVLAGIAVIVLLITQFKVHAFLALTIGSLALGAFAGAPLDKVIVSFTTGLGTTVAGVGVLIALGAILGKLLADSGGADQIVDTILAKAGGRSMPWAMVLIASVIGLPLFFEVGIVLLIPVVLMVAKRGNYSLMRIGIPALAGLSVMHGLIPPHPGPLVAIDTVKANLGVTLALGILVAIPTVIIAGPVFSKYAARWVDVPVPDRMVPQRPSEELEHRPGFVATIATVLLPVVLMLSKALVDIVVDDPTHTVQRVFDVIGSPLIALLAAVIVGMFTLGRPAGFSKERISRTVELGLAPIASILLIVGAGGGFKQTLIDSGVGQMILEISKDWSIPALLLAWLIAVAIRLATGSATVATISAAGLVAPLAADMSTAHTALLVLAIGAGSLFFSHVNDAGFWLVKEYFGLTVGQTLKTWSVMETIISVVAGGLVLLLSLII
- a CDS encoding gluconokinase; translated protein: MRTPHVEVVMGVAGTGKTTIGPLLAARLGVPYAEGDDFHPPANIAKMSAGTPLDDADRWPWLDAIGSWAHDRAGLGGVVSCSALKRSYRDRLRAVAPGITFLHLAGDRQLIEGRMAHRQGHFMPTALLDSQFATLQPLGADEAGVAVDVSGSPEEITERAATALGTLPAPRR